TTATTGGTATCAAGAAGTGATGATTAATGTTCGGAAACTTCCTGGTTATAATGATTTAATATCACAccttgaattattttttgtttttttaatgataaaaaaagaatatgtttATACCAAATTCGAGTGATTCGTGCTTCCAATTTTCAAACCCCAACAAGAAATTATGGAATTTGTTGCTTTCACGCAATtagttaattgaaaaaaaaattgatcacaataaatttaactcaaaaaatatatttaatcctaTCTATATAAAATGTTCCATCTTCAATTATGAATACATGCCTCTTCAAGGAATCTAATTCATTTACACTAACACCACCATACAGATGaaagatataaaattgattagatggttaaaaaaaatattaccattATGAAAATTAGTGatatttgtaaatataaaaaaataggtttaaTCACTCATTTTGTTTCTATAGTTTCATCATATGcatcttttaattcttatagttttaaagtagtttttttagttcatatagtttaaattttaattctcttttaatccttatagtttgaaaatgatttttttagacttataatttatattttaattctcttttaatttttatagtttgaaagtcatctttttctatttctatactttatattttaattctcttttagtaatattattaattacaattaactacaaaaatattagctAGTAATTCACAACTAATTTATcgaaagataatttataataaaaaatagttgataatttataactaatttgtagttaattatttttatatattttttgaagtaaagattaaaaagtaattaaaatacaaattataaaaattaaaaagataactttcaaactatatggactaaaacagaatcaaaatataaattataaggattaaaaaatctacttttaaattatagaaattaaagaataattaaaatataaactataagaataaaaaaaaaccattttcaaactataaagattaaaaagtaGGTAAATGTATGGGATCAAatgactaatttaaaaaaaaaaatcatacaaagtgttattttctttttgtagtcTTCAGTGACCTGGACCTGAACCTCgatattttattcagaaaatatCCTGACCACCGATAACTTCTTCGGGTAGTTGAGCTCATCATTCATCAtactataaatttttattatccgaaaatatcttttagatctAACACAAGATAACACAACACCACGTGAAATCTATGCGTTAAGAAAAGGCACAAGTTGAGAATGAGAACAATAGTATAATATTATAAGGGTGTGCTTCCTAATCCAATCCAATTCATCAGTGAGGCACCCAGCTCATTTAAGGTGCTTCAACAGCATCATCTGCATCAATATCATCGTCCTTAATTGTGGAGACACAACATCATGGATTCTCCTTTGTTGTCACAAGACCATGTTTTGCCCAACAAACACACATGGAAGATGAGCCTTTGTGCTATCGTGGCTATCACAAGTCTGTTCCCTCCTATATCCTATTCTCTTTCTGATTCATTCACTTCCCTTTTTATGGGACTTttctgattttcttttatttttgccGTAAGCTAGCTCTTAATTCTGAAATACATAAacaagatgttttttttattggatcaaTTGAATGTTTATAGCATATTAGTTCTTGTAATTCAACACCATTTTCGGCttagaatcaaaataaataatcaccCACTTGCTTGCGTTCACTCTGTTCACTATATTCATACCAGGGATAGTCAAAAAAGGATGGAGTGATTTAGATACATGAATTTTCAAATGATTGATTTtgggttaaaaaaaacaaacaaacaacttAATTAGAATGCACGGTAGTATAAGTTTTAATACTGTTatcattgtttttaaaaaacagtcagtaacagttaaaaaaaaagtcagaaACCGCGATTTCCGCTGCAAAATCAAAGTCTTTCTTGGGCTCACCATGACTGCATCACAACTGCAACTGTGGCTGCATTTGtctgtaatttaaaattattttgtatgtCTAAGGTAATTTGTAATTAGTCGAGAGTCTAAGAATTTTTACACGGATtgtgtatcaaaattaaactaaaagaaTAAGTTCAGAAACCACAAAGATGAGTTTGAAGTGACAAAATTTGAAGTATAGTTCAAATCTCCTAATTTTCAGGATGAAGATTGTGTGAACTAAACATATACTTAAAAGAAATCAACTTTTTTGAACAGCCGccaaaaaaacataagaaacaTAAAATCTGGTTTAGATCCTAGAAAATGTATACATCTTAGGGTGACTAGGATATTGAACTTTGTGCCAAAACATCTGCTTCACATTGATGCAATTTGATCATCATATTGATATTGATAAACcatatataataatacttaGCACAATTCTTTTCCAGTTGTTGGACTAGTAGTCAGAGGCAACACTAGCTATGGAATACTGTCCGGAGCAGAAAAATATAATGATGGAATCGCAACCAATCAGGGAGATATTGTTGAATCAGATGTGGGAGTTGTTGCAACCGATGATGCTCGGTGTTCTGCAATTGGTGTTTCAATGCTTAGGCAGGGTGGACATGCTGTTGATGCTGCAGTGGCAGCAGCATTATGCATTGGTGTTGTTTTCTCGGCATCAAGTGGTATAGGAGGTGGCGCTTTCATGGTTGTTCGATCTTCTTCATCCTCTCAAACTCAAGCTTTTGACATGAGAGAAACTGCTCCTTTAGCTGCTTCACAGGTTTGAGGTTATCTCTTTCTGCTAAACAATTAAAGTTGTTAAATCTCGTGGTTGAGATTACTAAAGCAATTGGACCAAATTAACATTTTGCTTTTAAGATATAGGCCAAGATTTGCTTCTACAGCTTACTTGGACATGTTGAATGCTAGCAAATAATATTGATCAAATTCATTTTCATCCACAGATATCTACAACTTATGTTTGTGTATATGTGTGAATGTCAACAAACAGAATATGTATCAGAACAATCCCAAAGGTAAGACCTTAGGTCCATTGTCAATGGGAGTACCTGGTGAATTAGCTGGCCTTCATGCAGCCTGGTTGAAGCATGGACGATTGCCATGGAAAACCTTATTCCAACCAGCTATAGAACTTGCTGGAAAGGGTTTTGTTGTTACTCCTACTCTTGGAGAGTACATGGCTGCTGATGCAAATAAGATATTGGATGATCCTGGGTTAAGAAAACTATATGCACCCAATGGAACTTTGTTGAAAGCTGGGGATGTGTGTAGAAATGTTGAACTTGGTAGCACCTTGGAGGTAGTGGCTGAGCAAGGGCCACAAGCTTTCTACAATGGAACCATTGGTGAAAATTTAGTCAAGGATGTCAGAGATGCTGGTGGGATTTTAACAATGGAGGATTTACACAATTACAAGTTGGAAGTAACAGATGCAACGACTGTGAATGTGATGGGATACACCATATATGGAATGCCACCTCCTTCATCTGGAACACTTGCTCTTTCTCTGGTGGGTAGATTCATATCCCTTCCATTCTACACGCTATTTCCATGTTCTGTAGAAATTGTGACATTATCCTCTTTTTCATGTGTCTATTACTGTATATATAGAAATAGACATGTATGTTGTTTTGGTTCAAGGATTGAAGCATGTCGCACTAAAGCTTAAATAGTTAAGCTATCTAGTTTCATTAGTCTAATGCGTGAATGAGTTTTATGTCTAATACAACAAAACCTGGGGACCAACATTCAATATCAATACAGAATGTTGCTACAATTGTTTCtcatgtccttttctttttggttaCTAGTTGTATGTCGGTATATTTTGATAATCGTTATGAACAGGTTCTGAACATCTTGGGCAGTTATGGAGGTTCTAATGCTGCAAGGGGAAATCTTGGTCTACATCGACTAATAGAAGCTCTGAAACACATGTGGGCTGTTCGAATGAACTTGGGTGACCCCAACTTTGTAAACATTGATGATACTATATCCAAAATGCTTTCCCCATCTTTTGCAAAAGATATTCAGCACATGATACTTGATAACACTACTTTCCCTCCAGAGTACTATATGAACAGGTGTGATATACTAGTGGTAATTTGAATGTAACCACTGCCTTTTGCTAGATAAGTTGCAAAATCACTGGGTTGTTAACGAAAGGTTATTCATAACCATGTTGGGCAGGTGGAGTCAACTTAGCGATCACGGGACAAGCCATATGTGCATTGTCGATGCTGATAGAAATGCTGTATCACTAACAACAACTGTTAACTATCATTTTGGAGCCGGGTTTCGTTCTACTTCTACTGGTATCTTGGTCAACAATGAGATGGATGACTTCTCTACTCCCACTGATATATCCCCGGATAAACTACCTCCCGCTCCAGCAAATTTTATTGAACCAAACAAAAGACCATTGTCTTCCATGACTCCTCTTATTGTCACAAAGGTATTGCTTATGATAGTTCTTCCTATACTAGTGTATTTGGGTGAGcattgacaaaattaattttgaattcaagtgatgtgatttatgtttgaatGTATTTATTTTGAAGGCAAAGTTAGCAGTAAaactcagtaaaaaaaaaagttctccAACACAAAAGTTATTTGAAGTTACTTCAACTAAAATTAATTCTGGACACAATCAATTTCTCAACATGAAACTAAATATGTGAAAATTTACCTAAACTTTCATTAGCTGATATTTCTAAGTAATTCTGAGTAATTCAACAACCAAGAAAGGAACAATTGCATCTTTACATTTGGAGAGTAAGGATTCTTACACATGAACATTCTCTTGCAGGATGATCAGTTGGTTGGGGTACTTGGAGGGAGCGGTGGAATGAACATTATTGCAGCTGTAGTTCAAGTCTTTCTTAATCATTTCATCTTGGGAATGAAACCCTTGGATGCAGTTGTGAGCCCAAGGATCTATCACAAGGTTATAGCTAACCTTTTTTCAGATAATTCCTTGATGTGTGATGCTCCAAACcacaatctaattttgattTGTATCTCACGCAGCTAATACCAAATGTAGTTCGTTATGAGAACTTGACTGCTCATAATGGCGATCACATTGAGCTTTCAAAAGAAAGTAGGCTTTTCCTAGAAGAGAGAGGTCATCAACTGAGAGGTTCTGAAGCACTAGCTGTGACTCAGCTTATTGTGCAAACTCTTAAAACGCCTATGAACTTCAATAGGAAAGTTGGTGAAAACACCAAATCACTTACAAAGCATGGCACTCTAACAGCAGTAAGTGACCCTAGAAAGGGTGGATGTCCAGCTGCTGTTTAATTATATTGATCAATTCAGGttcaaaattgttaaaaaacacagacatttcaaaacaattttcaattttttagccATGTTGTATCAACACCATccaggacaaaaaaaaaaagaaaacgatTTGGTCATCATTCTTCAAACAATTAAAAACCCGATGAAACTTTGTTTCTGATACCGCAGTTACGCACTTAGAAGACAAGGTGAACTGTTTTTTGCGAGAATAATAAGCCATTGGTTAGTTATTGTGGGATAAAATAGTTTGAACGAGGCATGAAGCTTATGAATTAAGTAAAGGTTCATATAGTGAGAGAATTGGTGCCCTTGGGGCATTGTGAGATGGAAACACTCCTATAGTGTGTGTTCTAATTTGTAATAGAGAGGTTCTTCCCCACTCTTTGAGAATGATACAAGTTCCTATAAAAGAAACAATCAAATTTAGAGTATTAAATGCCAAAGAAAGAGTATTACAAGAGTATTAAAAGTTTATTCCAAACATAGATATCATGTCCTGACTGCATACCATTTTCATGCTCAGTGCTTACTCGAAGTAGTGGCAGACTTGCAGGAAGGCCAGAGTTTTTTTGTAAAACTGTTCAATATAGTATTGATATCACTCCGGATCTGAagccatttttttcctttctttctcccGTTTTCCTTTAAACGAAATCGCTTAGTAAAGAATGACTGGAATAGGACGACCACTCTGTACAGTTCGGATTTTGTTTAGATCCCATTTTCGTTTGAAGGAAATTGCAGCTTCTTCTGTTTCGTTTGAAGGAAATTGCAGCTTCTTCTGTAGGTTAATGCATAAGAAAGCATGGTCAACAAAACTTGCCATCAACTGATCTAATGTCACTAATTAAAGCCTATTGATATCAATAAATTAACCAAACACACATTACATCTGTAGCAGTATTACGTGTTCAGATGAAAACCCATGAATGGTTTTATATTACATCTCTAGCATGTCCTCTCATGCAATTTGCTCTGAAATTCAACTTTTATTAATGGAGGAAAGATTGTACACTACACTACACCCTTTGGTCATAAAGGCTCCAAAATTATGCATGAATTGAACCAACTATTTCCAAAAACTTTAGATGAAAACATACAAATGGTTTTATATAACATCTTTAAAAATTAGGACCATGCTACAGCCCGGATTAGAATGTTCAGTAAATTGTTATCGTATACATTTTGCTAAGTGGGAATAAGAAGGAAACCCACAGCCGCACATGACCCACGTTACAAAGGTGTCTAAGCATCCAATCCAATTGGTAAAAGACTTCTCAAAATCCAAAATTCTATCAACTTGCAAAAGTTGAAGGCAAGATTCCAACGAGGAATCattcatttatatattctaaGACGTACCGCATCTTTAAATTTTGCATCAAAcggatgaaagaaaaaataataaaaaactatagtttttttttttagtttaattgtcATGCACTATCAATGTACTAGCACCTAACATTCTAataaatactaacaattaacatttgtggataaaaaaaatgcattatcaATTTAAAGATCAGAAATTCTTCTGACACTTTCAACCAATTAGAAATCTTCTTAGAATCCatctaaaaaagaagaaatcttcTTAGAATAAGTTTTAAggtgattattataaaaatctaaCAAATTAATTCAGAAATTCCTCCTCATATGCTAAATATGTGTGTCAAGGATCTGGTGGATGACCAAGGTGAGTGGAATAGAATAGAAAGATGTTAGAGTCTCTTTTCCCTCATAATATTGTTCAGAGGATTGTGACTATTCTTCCTCCTAACCCAGAAGCTGGTAATGATCGAAGATTATGGCCAGGCAACAAATTGGGCCAATTTTCGGTGTCTAGtgcttataaacaaataaattattttcataatttagaAACTACAGGTATTTGGAAACTAGCCGTGCCTCAGAGAATTCTAGTATTCGTATGGCAAGTAGCTCATGGAAGATTGAAAACCAAAGTAGGCTTGTAAAGTGGGGAATTGGTTCTCCTTATTGCAGTCATTGTCCCTTAGTTCAAGAAACTTCTATGCATGTCTTAAGAGACTGTTCGTAGACCCTATGGAGTTGGAATCACCTTGTTACTATTAGAATTTAAAAGTGATTTCTTTGGCATGCAATTTCAGGATTTGATAGAATTTAATCTTAACAGTGATGTTGGTCTTCAAGGCTATTCTCCTAGGCCTGAATTATGGGCCACATCTTGCTACTATTTTTGGTATTGGAGGAACATACAACAACATCATGATTCATTTGTTTATACATGCAAAACTTGGAAGAAATCTGTCATCATTGGAAGAAATACAAATCTGCCCACTTTCAATTTAATCCCTCTAGAAATTATGTCAAAGAGAAAATTCATGTGAAAACTCTCCTCCTGAAGGTTGGTTTTGCTTGAATACAGATGGATCTTTGAAATCATCACAAGGTATGGCTACTTGTGGAGGCCTTCTGCGAGATCATCATGGCAGATGGAAAATAGGATTTGCGAAAAAAGTGAGGTGCACTATAGCCTTTGTTGCTGAGTTATGGGGAGTTTTACAGGGCTTGCGTATTGCTAGAGATCAAGGTATGCAAAATATCTTGCTGCAAGTAGATTCAGAATTTGTTGTTAAAAGCAAGGAGGCAAAGTTGCATGCATGTCTGGAGCACCCTTGGTTCGAGCAATAACAGAATTGGTGAAACAATTGAGATCAGTTTatgttattcatatatatatagggaggCTAATAGGTGTGCAGATGTTATGGTTAGTCTTGCGTGTGATATGGAGGCTGATTATATGATTTATGAGGAACCACCAGCTCCTTTGCTGCAGCTGATTAGTTTTGATGTAAAGATATCTCTACCCCACGCTTTATAAAAGTGTAATCCCCTCTTTTGGGGCTTTAAACCCCTTTGaatactaaaaaagaaaattttaaaaatctaacaAACTAGGTGAGTTGTGATTAGTGTAGAAAAATTCAACTTGTTGATCACTAATAGGAAGGCATGGACTCGAGCAAGAAAGCGATAAACATATACGTACGGAACCAAATTCCAAACAGAATGTTCTTCAACATTcgacttttttatatatatatatatatacgaaaGAGAGAAATGTGCATTTTAGTATTGGCTACAGATAACTTTCAGACATCCAAGCGGAAGTTCATTAGAAGAAAACCAACACTAATGAACGGACGTTTAATGTGTTAAAACATAAATCTAAACACACCAAATACACATTCAGCATATAATTTGGTTTAGGTGTTAAAACCTAAATCTAAACACAGCAGATAACTGCCATCAGGCTAGATAATGGATAGTGTAAGCGACATAAGCTACAGGTTAACTGATCGGTAAGTAAGGTCAGGgatttgaaatttataatttccatAATTGGGGTATATTGTACCAATGTCAGGTGCcattgaaaaaacaaacaagttcataatcataatcattaaTCATTCATACAAAgggagagaagaaaataaaacaaatagttACACTCGTATTTCCattcaaattgaaaattggAGATTATCTTATCTATGGTACACAGAAAGGCAGCAATGAGTCACTAATGATACATCAATCACAGAGCATTCTTTTTTATCCTTCAAGATGTTTTATCCATCAGCTGAATTGGTGTCAAAATATTTGATTTGCTTGTCTCCACAATACAACCATTCATGACCATTTCCTCCAACATAAAATGCGCCTTTTCTAAATGGAACATAATATCTAGCTCGCACTGCAAGTATAAAGGgatgagaaatataaaaaacttatcTAGAATCTACGTTCTAAAAacagaaggaagaaaaaagagaagttgGGAAAGCAGAACTCACCACATTGCCAAAATGACGATCCATGGTTTCAACCAAGAGATGTATAAATTCCAAAATAGCCAGCTCATTCTGCAACATTATCCATAGAAGGTAGAATAAGCAGTCATGAAGAATTCGAAATATATCAACATTATCCATAGAAGGTAGAATAAGCAGTCATGAAGAATTCGAAATACATCAGCATTATCCATAGAAGGTAGAATAAGCAGTCATGAAGAATTCGAAATATATCAACATTATTTACACAAAAGTGGCATGGATCTGGCTCTTCTAAAAGTGTGTGCTTGATTTCATGGTGGAAAGCTTCAGAACTAATTTTACTTCCTACCAAACGtgattttagtaaaaatagggaTGTTCTGTTATTGATGAGTAAAGTTGATTTTGCCTCAAATTTTCAGTTAGACTAAAAGTGATAAAGAGTAGCTTTTGGGTTGAATTGAAGAAACTGCGCTAAgtattgcattaaaaaaattcaaacataaatcacttcacttcaaaatcaattttaaatgaaatcaaTTTCACAAATGCTGATCCGAACACACACTAAGTGATTTCAGTCATAGATGAGAAAATCAACTATGGATATTATGTATACATGCATACCAAATAATGAATGTGTTGAGATATCAACTGTTAGATTTTTTCATCAACGACTTTGATCACTTATTTTACACTCGATGAGAAAATTAACTGTCGATATTACATATGCATGCAAAACAAATCATAAAATGTATTGAAATATCATCTGTTAATTTTCTCATCAACGTGATTACTTATTTTACCCTTACTCACTTCAGAGGAGCTAAATCCAagtgatatatataaaattccATCAAAGAACAAGATCATTACATTCAGGCTGTTCATATTTTAAGCTTAAATGTCCTCTCAATTTGTTTACACAAGtcatgtatttaattttaagagttAACACCATAAGCAataagttggaagttggaagt
This region of Glycine max cultivar Williams 82 chromosome 7, Glycine_max_v4.0, whole genome shotgun sequence genomic DNA includes:
- the LOC100777131 gene encoding glutathione hydrolase 3 isoform X1 is translated as MDSPLLSQDHVLPNKHTWKMSLCAIVAITIVGLVVRGNTSYGILSGAEKYNDGIATNQGDIVESDVGVVATDDARCSAIGVSMLRQGGHAVDAAVAAALCIGVVFSASSGIGGGAFMVVRSSSSSQTQAFDMRETAPLAASQNMYQNNPKGKTLGPLSMGVPGELAGLHAAWLKHGRLPWKTLFQPAIELAGKGFVVTPTLGEYMAADANKILDDPGLRKLYAPNGTLLKAGDVCRNVELGSTLEVVAEQGPQAFYNGTIGENLVKDVRDAGGILTMEDLHNYKLEVTDATTVNVMGYTIYGMPPPSSGTLALSLVLNILGSYGGSNAARGNLGLHRLIEALKHMWAVRMNLGDPNFVNIDDTISKMLSPSFAKDIQHMILDNTTFPPEYYMNRWSQLSDHGTSHMCIVDADRNAVSLTTTVNYHFGAGFRSTSTGILVNNEMDDFSTPTDISPDKLPPAPANFIEPNKRPLSSMTPLIVTKDDQLVGVLGGSGGMNIIAAVVQVFLNHFILGMKPLDAVVSPRIYHKLIPNVVRYENLTAHNGDHIELSKESRLFLEERGHQLRGSEALAVTQLIVQTLKTPMNFNRKVGENTKSLTKHGTLTAVSDPRKGGCPAAV
- the LOC100777131 gene encoding glutathione hydrolase 3 isoform X2, producing the protein MECHLLHLEHLLFLCYGGSNAARGNLGLHRLIEALKHMWAVRMNLGDPNFVNIDDTISKMLSPSFAKDIQHMILDNTTFPPEYYMNRWSQLSDHGTSHMCIVDADRNAVSLTTTVNYHFGAGFRSTSTGILVNNEMDDFSTPTDISPDKLPPAPANFIEPNKRPLSSMTPLIVTKDDQLVGVLGGSGGMNIIAAVVQVFLNHFILGMKPLDAVVSPRIYHKLIPNVVRYENLTAHNGDHIELSKESRLFLEERGHQLRGSEALAVTQLIVQTLKTPMNFNRKVGENTKSLTKHGTLTAVSDPRKGGCPAAV